A DNA window from Daucus carota subsp. sativus chromosome 3, DH1 v3.0, whole genome shotgun sequence contains the following coding sequences:
- the LOC108213630 gene encoding uncharacterized protein LOC108213630, which translates to MDEGRDERLILGLPRNWVLAAYIGSGSFVVTSSCLFSVGRILCLPVYFWQGSGNLCMVVSSIFWKWLKIQLAVRFSGDANSVGIIPERRSGRSRSPGARKHQSPVREGSEERAKIEQWNRERDQEELAKHTITGEHGMDYEGQKHNGDHYHHQLLQEDSGYY; encoded by the exons ATGGATGAAGGAAG GGATGAGAGGTTGATTTTAGGGTTGCCTCGAAATTGGGTGTTGGCAGCCTATATTGGGTCTGGGTCTTTCGTTGTTACGTCTTCGTGTTTGTTCTCTGTTGGGAGAATATTATGTCTGCCAGTATATTTTTGGCAAGGAAGTGGAAATTTGTGTATGGTCGTGTCTTCGATTTTCTGGAAATGGCTTAAAATTCAGTTAGCTGTTCGATTTTCCGGAGATGCTAATTCAGTTGGCATAATCCCTGAGCGCCGTAGTGGTCGGAGCAGGAGTCCAGGGGCAAGAAAGCATCAGAGTCCTGTAAGAGAAGGCAGTGAAGAGAGAGCTAAAATTGAGCAATGGAACAGGGAAAGGGATCAGGAAGAACTAGCGAAGCATACCATAACTGGCGAACATGGAATGGACTATGAGGGACAGAAGCATAATGGTGATCACTATCATCATCAGCTTCTGCAAGAGGACAGTGGATATTACTGA